AGCCAAGCTGGAGGATATCGTTGCTTCAGGCAAACAACCGTATCCGAATACGTTTAAACGTACGGATTATGCGCAAGACTTGCAGACGGCTTTTGAGGGTATCTCAAAACAAGAAATTGCTGATAATGATGCTAAAGGCGAAAAAACACAGGTGAATGTCGCCGGTCGCGTCATGCTCAACCGTGGTGCATTTATTGTCATCCAAGACATGACAGGTCGTATCCAATTATATGTGGCACGCAAAGAGCTAGATGAAGAGACGTTAGCCGACATCAAATCGCTAGATTTGGGTGATATCGTTGGCGTATCAGGTTACATCGGTCGCTCTGGTAAAGGTGATTTGTACGTACATATCGAAGAGATGCAATTATTGACCAAAGCATTACGCCCAATGCCAAATAAGTTTCATGGTTTAGCAGATGTGGAAGCCCGCTATCGCAACCGTCATCTTGATTTGATGACCAATGAGACGACCCGTGATACTTTTATGGTACGCAGCCAAGTCATCAGCGGTATTCGCAAATTTATGTTGAATGAGCGTTTTATGGAAGTGGAAACGCCTATGATGCATCCCATTCCAGGTGGTGCGGTGGCGCGTCCGTTTGTGACTCATCATAATGCGTTAGACATGCCATTATATCTGCGTATTGCTCCTGAGCTTTATCTTAAACGCTTAGTCGTTGGTGGCTTTGAGAAAGTATTTGAGATTAACCGCAGCTTCCGTAATGAGGGCGTGTCAACCCGTCATAATCCTGAATTTACCATGATTGAGTTTTATCAGGCGTATGCTGATTATCATGATTTGATGGATTTGACTGAGCGCTTATTTAACGAATTGGCGACAGATATCTTGGGTACCACTGAGATTACCTATCAAGAAGAAGATATCAGCCTAAAAGCGCCTTTCGAGCGTCTATCTATGTCTAATGCGATTGCCAAATATGCCGAAAACTTCGATATGGCACGTATCAATGATCGTGATTATCTCGCAGAGTACGCATCGACAACGCTTAAGCAGCAGGTAAAAGATGTCTTTGGTGTGGGTAAATTGCAGACCATTATCTTTGAAGAAACCGCTGAGCATCAATTACGTCAGCCAACATTCATCACTGAATACCCTGCTGAAACCTCACCACTAGCACGCCGCAGTGATGACAATCCTGAGATTACTGACCGCTTCGAGCTGTTTGTTGGTGGTCGTGAATTGGCGAATGGCTTTAGTGAGCTGAATGATCCTGCGGATCAGGCTGAGCGTTTCCTTGGTCAAGTGGCTGAAAAAGACGCTGGCGATGATGAAGCGATGCACTTTGATGCAGAATATATCGAGGCATTGTCTTATGGCTTACCGCCGACTGCTGGTGAAGGTATTGGTATTGATCGCTTGGTAATGCTATTGACAGACTCTGCCAGTATTCGTGATGTGATTTTATTCCCACATATGCGCCGTAAGCTTGAGGGTTAAAGATATAGTTGAAATACTTTAAAGTCGCTACCGTATTGCTGGTGTAAATTTTTTGCAGCCTCTGTCTGCGTAGGCACAGCAAGCAAGAAAAATTTGCACCAGCAGTACGTATTGTATCTATATTACTTTTCACCGACTATAGTTCGCTTGCCATAAGCCCATGCTAGTACTAAATCGCTGATTTGATGCTTTACTTATATACTTACGACCCACATTGGCATTCATTATGACGCAGCAATATCAAGTTTTAGCCCGCAAATACCGACCCAAAAACTTTCACGAGTTGATCGGGCAAACGCATGTCTCACAGGCACTGATTAATGCGATTGATTATAATCGTCTACATCATGCTTATCTATTTACAGGTACGCGCGGAGTCGGTAAGACGACCATTGCCCGTATTTTGTCTAAGTGTTTAAACTGTGATACGGGTATTACCAGTACCCCATGCGGCGTGTGTGATAATTGCGTAGCGATTGATCAAGGGCGTTTTATTGATCTGATTGAGATTGATGCGGCTTCTCGCACCAAAGTTGAAGACACGCGCGAGCTACTTGATAATGTGCCGTATGCGCCAAGCCAAGGTCGCTATAAAGTGTACCTGATTGATGAGGTGCATATGCTGTCGACACACAGTTTTAATGCGCTTCTTAAGACTTTGGAAGAGCCGCCTGAGCATGTCAAGTTCCTATTAGCAACTACTGATCCTCAAAAGCTGCCGATTACTATTATCTCTCGCTGTTTACAGTTTGTATTGCGTCCTTTATCGCAGAGTTTACTCAGTGAGCATTTAGCCAATGTCTTAACCCAAGAACAAGTAGGCTATACGCAGCCTGCACTTTGGCAATTGGCCAGTGCGGCAAAAGGTTCGGTACGTGATGCCTTATCGTTGACTGACCAAGCCATTGCTTTTGGTCAAGGTGCGCTTGATGATGTGACCGTTAATTCGATGCTTGGCTTGATTGATGCGGCCGATTTAGTCAGCTTAATTACAGATATTTATCATCATGATAAACCTGCTGTTGCTGCTCATATTGAGCAGATGCGTGCGCAAATGGTCGATGCATCTAGTATGTTTGATGGACTCGCTGAGCTATTGCATCAGTTGGCATTGTGTCAGCTGCTGCCCGAAGTCGCTCTCAACGTAAATGAAGCGCAAGCACAGCATATTAATCAGCTTGCCCAGCATATGAGCCCTGACGTATTACAGCTTTATTATGAAATCGTGGTACAAGCACGTGAAGGCGTCAAGCTTGCCAGTACGCC
This window of the Psychrobacter arcticus 273-4 genome carries:
- the lysS gene encoding lysine--tRNA ligase, yielding MSKPNNQNQQNNQEQIPEDANELIAQLQAKLEDIVASGKQPYPNTFKRTDYAQDLQTAFEGISKQEIADNDAKGEKTQVNVAGRVMLNRGAFIVIQDMTGRIQLYVARKELDEETLADIKSLDLGDIVGVSGYIGRSGKGDLYVHIEEMQLLTKALRPMPNKFHGLADVEARYRNRHLDLMTNETTRDTFMVRSQVISGIRKFMLNERFMEVETPMMHPIPGGAVARPFVTHHNALDMPLYLRIAPELYLKRLVVGGFEKVFEINRSFRNEGVSTRHNPEFTMIEFYQAYADYHDLMDLTERLFNELATDILGTTEITYQEEDISLKAPFERLSMSNAIAKYAENFDMARINDRDYLAEYASTTLKQQVKDVFGVGKLQTIIFEETAEHQLRQPTFITEYPAETSPLARRSDDNPEITDRFELFVGGRELANGFSELNDPADQAERFLGQVAEKDAGDDEAMHFDAEYIEALSYGLPPTAGEGIGIDRLVMLLTDSASIRDVILFPHMRRKLEG
- the dnaX gene encoding DNA polymerase III subunit gamma/tau, translated to MTQQYQVLARKYRPKNFHELIGQTHVSQALINAIDYNRLHHAYLFTGTRGVGKTTIARILSKCLNCDTGITSTPCGVCDNCVAIDQGRFIDLIEIDAASRTKVEDTRELLDNVPYAPSQGRYKVYLIDEVHMLSTHSFNALLKTLEEPPEHVKFLLATTDPQKLPITIISRCLQFVLRPLSQSLLSEHLANVLTQEQVGYTQPALWQLASAAKGSVRDALSLTDQAIAFGQGALDDVTVNSMLGLIDAADLVSLITDIYHHDKPAVAAHIEQMRAQMVDASSMFDGLAELLHQLALCQLLPEVALNVNEAQAQHINQLAQHMSPDVLQLYYEIVVQAREGVKLASTPMQALEMCILRLLAFRPLPVDEILVKVPDSTVTAIEHYSPTISSTTSATTTEPVPSSLESQAQADNIIYDNADISVSEKNRVGADNIVNQNEQYHSNDPASESSQYNDYSVHNSLELSSNQLEPVVEPVINDSQLFSQPEDPRALLRCPPQELIGEWTAEKWDYWLQTAREAGSLAQDELALARQGMMTGSCNAEAVFVTAVDSKHLQATFEQLATKMQLQFPAAAISLRIDSSIMQADDKTPERRQQKRLVQAKTVAESRLFNTPVMQYLTERGEGKMGKVQLY